In the genome of Hymenobacter taeanensis, one region contains:
- a CDS encoding cysteine desulfurase family protein — translation MSLIYLDHHATTPCDPLVLEAMLPFFQGQFGNPSSPHFAGTRTADAVQQAREQIASLVGAQPGEVIFTSGATEANNLALLGYARTARTTSSRRRIIISALEHKAITNPAKQLAREGFEVITLPVDSQGTVDLAAAAEVINDQTLLVSVHAANGEVGTIQPISQLAQLAHAAGALLHTDAAQAVGKIPLDMLNWGADMLSISGHKLYGPQGIGALIIRHPRRTQLEPLALGGGQERGWRPGTLNVPGIVGLGAACTRAQQLLPIESARLATLRDEFEAAVLAAVPTAYRNGNLAHRLPHNTSLTFPGLEADALLARLPTLALSTGSACDAGTVEPSATLLALGLSRDNARATVRVGLGRFNVDEELRHAYLLLVKQLHELSALQAS, via the coding sequence CCCTGCGACCCGCTCGTGCTGGAAGCCATGCTGCCTTTTTTCCAAGGCCAGTTCGGCAACCCGTCCTCCCCGCATTTCGCTGGCACGCGCACCGCCGATGCTGTGCAGCAAGCCCGTGAGCAGATTGCAAGTCTGGTAGGTGCTCAACCCGGCGAGGTAATTTTCACCAGCGGAGCCACAGAGGCCAACAACTTAGCTCTGCTAGGTTACGCCCGCACCGCTCGCACCACTAGTTCGCGTCGGCGCATCATTATTTCCGCCCTCGAGCACAAAGCCATTACTAATCCGGCCAAGCAGTTGGCCCGTGAAGGGTTTGAAGTAATAACGCTACCTGTTGACTCACAAGGCACAGTTGACCTAGCTGCTGCAGCGGAAGTCATCAACGACCAAACCTTATTGGTGTCGGTCCACGCCGCAAATGGCGAAGTGGGTACCATCCAGCCCATTTCGCAGCTGGCGCAATTAGCCCACGCCGCCGGTGCCCTCCTGCATACTGACGCCGCGCAAGCTGTCGGCAAAATTCCCCTTGACATGCTGAATTGGGGCGCAGACATGCTCTCCATCAGTGGCCACAAGCTCTACGGCCCCCAGGGCATTGGTGCCCTTATCATCCGTCACCCTCGCCGCACCCAGCTTGAGCCGCTGGCTTTAGGTGGGGGGCAGGAGCGGGGCTGGCGGCCCGGTACTCTCAACGTTCCCGGCATTGTAGGCCTGGGTGCCGCCTGCACCCGCGCTCAGCAGCTACTGCCTATTGAATCCGCCCGGCTTGCTACCCTCCGCGACGAGTTTGAAGCCGCCGTGCTTGCTGCCGTACCCACGGCTTACCGTAACGGCAACCTCGCCCACCGGCTGCCGCACAACACCAGCCTCACATTCCCGGGCCTCGAAGCCGACGCGCTGCTGGCCCGCCTCCCCACCCTGGCTCTCAGCACCGGCTCCGCCTGCGACGCCGGTACCGTGGAGCCCTCTGCTACGCTGCTCGCTCTAGGCCTATCCCGCGACAATGCCCGCGCTACGGTGCGGGTGGGGTTGGGGCGGTTTAATGTGGACGAGGAGCTGCGGCACGCTTACTTGCTGCTGGTTAAACAACTGCATGAGCTTTCCGCGCTGCAAGCTTCGTAG
- a CDS encoding molecular chaperone DnaJ, with the protein MKNPYEVLGLTQEASNEEINLGFKEAVKQNIKSRLHTQAELMTARQQLLSPARRLAADFLYPVRPKAKRPRKLTWPTLAEVNLDLFNSDAHDSL; encoded by the coding sequence ATGAAGAACCCTTACGAAGTATTAGGTCTCACTCAAGAAGCTTCCAATGAAGAAATCAATCTTGGGTTCAAAGAAGCTGTGAAGCAAAACATAAAATCCCGGCTGCACACGCAGGCAGAGCTAATGACCGCCCGTCAGCAGTTGCTAAGCCCAGCTCGCCGGTTGGCAGCCGACTTTTTGTACCCGGTCCGTCCCAAAGCCAAACGCCCACGCAAGTTGACTTGGCCCACTCTGGCCGAAGTCAACCTTGACTTATTCAACAGTGATGCCCATGATTCCCTCTAA
- a CDS encoding LysM peptidoglycan-binding domain-containing protein, with amino-acid sequence MWPLVLAAFGLLGGGLIVGWGLAPAISTSPPVAVSNIVTSAANTQLQALRDSLQILKARSAASPGAAPTEFTYVVRRGDTLRGIAWRLYGRAALASRLQQENNIHDPRRLPIGRRLRLFTL; translated from the coding sequence ATGTGGCCGCTTGTCTTGGCCGCCTTTGGTTTGCTCGGTGGTGGGTTGATAGTGGGCTGGGGCTTAGCCCCGGCTATCTCAACCTCACCTCCTGTCGCGGTATCCAACATCGTAACATCGGCCGCCAATACGCAATTACAGGCCCTGCGCGACTCTCTACAAATCCTGAAAGCGCGTTCAGCAGCTAGTCCAGGTGCTGCGCCTACCGAATTCACCTACGTAGTGCGGCGCGGTGACACGTTACGTGGTATTGCGTGGCGACTGTATGGTCGGGCAGCTTTGGCCAGCCGCTTGCAGCAGGAAAACAATATACACGACCCACGCCGACTGCCGATTGGCCGCCGGCTACGCTTATTCACGTTGTAA
- a CDS encoding Hsp70 family protein produces the protein MKNIIGIDLGTTNSVVAFKTRDVEVLRNRENEELTRSCVALRNEEILVGKHAYNMLGANPQNTIVSVKRLMGGAINDPMVQDMLSKKNYYQYGIVPMEGGTSDAVAVVMGGRQYTPEQISAEILKKLKADAEEKLNGEVTHAVITVPAYFTEKQKNATRLAASYAGLKVLRLLAEPTAAAIAYGVDNTKAGELSTVVVYDFGGGTFDLSVLNIVDRECLEMGAGGDRWLGGDDLDQALHNYVFKKVEQEYGLSSLQDLVDNLPDKKRHKFLFAMRSGIKQIKVDLSSSQSQSLLIEDLLEDEDGNAIDIDLTITRAEFEKIIRPFVERTVALTEELLNQMSYTPDMIDAFLLVGGSSCIPLVRQLMAERFGVDKVKVGKKPMLAIAEGAAMLAQSMGETYECPNCGAAVPQSASKCPSCDYNVAAEVKERGVGEVTLTTKHDLYMMVTDRHTGLERPERLFEKQTPMPASTSRIFRTSGDQQRLMKVDVQSDVEGGRRERQTFGFATIEENLPAGSEFVFDFALSADETISCKVYPKGYSNKAKQVILGRGQKDEEALQSIDKMIDDFNAGEFSANQSQQLAEALLRYLRVAESIGNDKGLDTRWPELRECVWGDYYRITEPSNDENTDTMLAEIYCASYPQLIEPNDLRQMRALIPQAKVSGIAGAQAREQLTELVDGYWSLLSLAFIKLASNEATTLGSPDGSRIRSLHDQAVACFERGDRNGAFSTMEEAEVLANKYMDKGTIGKTVSKNIIG, from the coding sequence ATGAAAAACATTATTGGTATCGACTTGGGTACCACCAATTCTGTGGTGGCATTTAAGACCCGAGATGTAGAAGTGCTCCGTAACCGTGAAAACGAAGAACTAACCCGCTCGTGCGTGGCCCTACGCAATGAGGAAATATTGGTAGGCAAGCATGCGTACAATATGCTGGGTGCCAATCCTCAAAATACAATTGTATCGGTAAAACGCCTCATGGGCGGCGCCATCAACGATCCGATGGTGCAGGACATGCTCAGCAAGAAAAACTATTACCAGTACGGCATTGTGCCTATGGAAGGCGGGACCAGTGATGCTGTAGCTGTGGTGATGGGCGGACGGCAGTACACGCCGGAGCAAATCAGCGCCGAAATTCTGAAAAAACTAAAAGCCGATGCCGAAGAAAAACTGAATGGTGAAGTAACCCACGCCGTTATTACGGTGCCAGCCTACTTTACGGAGAAGCAGAAAAATGCCACTCGCCTGGCGGCTAGTTATGCTGGCCTTAAAGTTTTGCGCCTGCTGGCTGAGCCTACCGCCGCCGCCATTGCCTATGGGGTGGACAACACGAAAGCGGGTGAGCTGAGCACGGTTGTGGTGTACGACTTTGGCGGAGGGACCTTCGACCTGTCTGTATTAAATATTGTGGACCGGGAATGCCTGGAAATGGGCGCTGGGGGCGACCGATGGCTGGGAGGCGATGATTTGGATCAGGCCCTCCATAATTATGTGTTCAAGAAAGTTGAGCAGGAATATGGTCTGTCCAGCTTGCAGGACTTAGTTGATAACCTGCCTGACAAAAAGCGTCACAAATTCCTGTTTGCTATGCGCTCGGGAATCAAACAAATCAAAGTCGATTTAAGCAGCAGCCAGTCGCAGAGCTTACTGATCGAGGATTTGCTAGAGGATGAGGACGGTAACGCCATTGATATAGACCTTACCATCACCCGGGCTGAGTTTGAGAAAATCATCCGCCCATTCGTGGAGCGCACCGTAGCACTCACCGAGGAACTGCTCAATCAAATGAGCTACACCCCGGACATGATTGACGCGTTCCTGCTGGTGGGAGGTTCTTCTTGCATCCCGCTGGTCCGGCAGCTAATGGCTGAGCGGTTTGGAGTTGATAAAGTTAAAGTGGGTAAAAAGCCGATGCTGGCCATTGCTGAAGGTGCCGCTATGCTCGCTCAGAGCATGGGCGAAACCTACGAGTGCCCTAACTGCGGCGCAGCGGTACCGCAATCTGCCAGCAAATGCCCTAGCTGCGACTATAACGTGGCTGCCGAGGTGAAAGAACGCGGCGTAGGCGAGGTAACGCTCACCACCAAGCATGACCTGTACATGATGGTGACGGACCGGCATACGGGTCTTGAGCGCCCTGAGCGGCTGTTTGAGAAGCAGACCCCCATGCCTGCCAGTACCTCACGCATCTTCCGTACTTCCGGCGACCAACAACGGCTAATGAAAGTTGACGTCCAATCCGACGTGGAAGGAGGGCGCCGGGAGCGTCAGACGTTCGGCTTTGCCACCATTGAAGAAAACCTGCCTGCCGGCAGCGAGTTCGTGTTCGATTTTGCCTTGTCAGCTGACGAGACTATTAGCTGTAAAGTATACCCTAAAGGGTATTCGAATAAAGCTAAGCAGGTTATTCTAGGCCGAGGCCAGAAAGATGAAGAGGCCTTGCAGAGTATTGACAAGATGATTGATGATTTCAACGCCGGAGAATTCAGCGCTAATCAAAGCCAGCAATTGGCAGAGGCATTGTTGCGCTATCTGCGCGTAGCCGAATCAATTGGGAATGATAAGGGCCTGGATACGCGCTGGCCCGAACTACGTGAATGTGTCTGGGGCGACTATTACCGCATCACTGAACCCAGCAACGACGAGAATACGGATACTATGCTGGCCGAAATATATTGCGCCAGCTATCCGCAGCTCATCGAGCCTAACGACCTCCGTCAGATGCGCGCGCTCATACCGCAAGCCAAAGTTTCTGGCATAGCCGGGGCACAGGCCCGCGAACAACTCACCGAATTGGTTGACGGCTACTGGTCGCTGCTCAGTTTGGCTTTTATCAAGTTGGCTAGCAATGAAGCTACCACCTTAGGCTCGCCTGACGGCAGCCGTATTCGTTCCCTACACGATCAGGCCGTGGCCTGTTTCGAGCGAGGAGACCGAAATGGCGCATTTAGCACGATGGAGGAAGCTGAGGTATTGGCCAACAAGTACATGGACAAGGGTACGATCGGCAAAACGGTTTCTAAGAACATCATCGGTTAG